The Pangasianodon hypophthalmus isolate fPanHyp1 chromosome 23, fPanHyp1.pri, whole genome shotgun sequence genome includes the window TATGCTCAGTGTACGTGCATGgtcaatatacagtacacagttgtcattaaatataattttgttgATTTTCTTGTAAAAATggcttttctttgtcttttcttttagaCACAGCGTCGCTCATCACAGCCAGTGGATCAGGAAAGCTCTGGAGATGACCTCTATGATGATGAGGACTATTTCTCTGGTTCAGGCTCGGGCTGTAAGTGTTTGTgtacttttgtgtatgtgtgtgtgtgtgcctgcataATGTTACTCTTTGATCAATTTGCGTTAAAACACAAGAACCCTGAGCTTGTGGGATAAACAATGTCCCCAAAGGTTTTTATTACGATATTTTCTATGTAAGAAAACCAAATGTGTTAATGAAGATAAAAGTGTTAAAGATAGAGTTGAGGCCTGCCTGTGCTACCTTTCATGGAACGAGGCACTTTGAAAAATTCTGTCTCCAAAACAGAAATGTCTGATGAGATGTCTGAGGCCAGTAGTGATGTATGAAGTGGGTGAGACTGGCAGGAGCTTTGACTCAGCTGCTATGAGAAGTAGCAAATTATAAATAGTGAAGCAAATTTCTTAAAAGAGAGGTCAAAGTGACATTCCATTAAGaagataataaatcattttagactttttttttttgattattatttgtaattaacaGAAGACAGAAGAGAATAACATAGCTTAGCTAACTGCATTTTCGAAGTATCATGTAAAACACCACCTTTGCTTTGTATCAGGAGTCATCAACCAACGGACTGTGGTCCATATGCGGACACAGCAAAGTATTTTACCGGACCAAACCAAGTAAAAATActgggtgtcccaaaagtctccatacataggggactatgtatacCAGCACCACATTAgatgtgccttcgtcagtggatgttcgtggacgtccacttctcggttggtccgcaacacttccagtctttcaaatttgttaataaattgcaacagtgtcatgtgtgatgtgattgccatgtttcctggtaaattccatcgcaaccttgcgacagcttcctgatccagccatgagaatgatttcaataaatTCTTCTTAAAGGctctctgaaaaaaatgtataatataatctaGGCATGAAAAagtttggaagacattttgctaaaaagtgttaatttcacctatgtatggagaccttTGGGACACACTGTACAACAGCAGAGCTGATAAATATGCGAAAAAACTGGCCATAGTTTTCTAAAGTTAATGAcgtaaaaatgtttaaagatatTTATTCTCCCCCTTGTCAAATTCAAAACTGATGTGTTTCACCTGTTCAGAATCCATGGCGCTAGTCAAGTGGCAACTTGAAGCACCATTATGAAACTGAACAATTACtgcaaattgtcttatttatagctataaactAATCAGTAATGGTTAAGCATAAAAATTCTTTGTAAACAATGTAAATAAAGAATTTTATGTAACAGAATTTTATGAACCAGTACCTAGGGTTGTAGTCAAGAGCGCCATTGTTAAGTCCTAGACAAGGACTAGCCGAGATCAAGTCAAGGCCGAGTCTTAAGGTGGGTCAAAGCTAAGTCAAGATCGAGTTCAAATGAAAGCAAGACCGAGTCAAGATTGAGACTGAAAACCATCAAAATCCTCTTCGAGGCCAAGCCTTAACTTCAACTAGTTGGCTTCATTCGTGCTTTGCACCAATTATTGTTTGATGGACAGCCTCAAAAATAGCTACGAATGTACTCTTGTTTTGAACATTATGAACGTTTCAGGCTTTCCGGTTTTATCAGAAGCACTTCTGACAAAGCATAAACCAGGCACTAGGGTTAAAGTCTAGTATGAGGATTAGCAATCTGTAAGTCTACACAAATGTTATCACATTACACATATCTAATCCCCACAAGGAGCACACAATATAATcactatgtatgtgtgtgaaaatgagttTGTGACAATAGGGCAGCAAATCTGGCTGAGTGTGAATTGATATTTGGGCAGCTGTCTGATTTAAAAGTCCTGTGTGGACTCAGTTCCCACACCAGCTGGTATGACTCGCTCAACACCTTTACGTCTCTCTAGATcccccacacacatgcacacgcacaacACCATTTCCCCATGTACTTATAAGGATTTCAGCCCTCACACTGTAAAACTGCACACTAGCATCAGAATATCCTACATTATATCTTTCACTGGTCCCTATTCTGTTCTATAAGAGCTCACTGTGTGTGCGTCTTTTTGTGTGATCACCTGATCTGCAGTCTGtaatcagatttctgtaaataagATCATGAAGTCATTTGGAATCTGGgcatagctgtgtgtgtgtgtgtgtgtgtgtgcatacctGTGTGAATTTCGTTTTTCTGAATTTCGTTTTTATTAATGAAGTGCAttccattttgtgtgtgtgtgtgtgtgtgtatacactgtagGTCATTATGAATTCATGTGTAGATTACAGTGTGTTGCCAGTGTTAGTGATAAATGTTGTGTGCTGTGATGGAGATGCTCAAATTTCTCAGCATAATTTTTCAAGAACTACACTGTAGCCTTGCAGGAAATTTTATGAAGATATCATATTACACATTAAAGTAGTGAATATtgatccctctctctctctctctctctctctttctctctctctctctctctctctctctctcgctccctctctctctctctgcatctagACCCAGTGATGGAGGTAGACGCCACTGAACTGGGTACGTCTTTCACCACAAAAGAGCCCCTCCCACTTTCAACCACACAGGCCACTGGACCCGCCCCCTCGGCCCCACCCGCTGCAGAGCCCAGCAGCCCCCCGGTGCCAGaaatagagagggagagtggTATGGATAGTGAGAGGGAACTGGAGCtggagatggagaaaaagagagagcagcagATTGAGCACGAACAGGAAATGGAGAGAGTgcgggaaagagagagagagcgagagagggaaagagagagagagagggaaagagagcgagagagggagagagagcgtgagagggagagagaaagggaaagagaaagggagagagaaagagagagggagagagaccgTGAACGTGAAAGAGAAcgtgaaaaagagagacagaaggcaAGAAGTACAATTGCACCCAGAGTCCCCTTTGTTCCAATAATGACTACGGACTCTCTTATGATTGTGGATGAGACCCCCATTCCAACTGAAGATATGGAGGACCTTGGCACCACAGAAGAAGAGGATGGTATGTTCATTCCCACGGAAACCTACCCCTTCGAATCACTCAGCACAGAGGACCCCATCACAGATGACATCACAACCACTGAAGCAGCTCCCACCACTATTGCTTCCACTACAGCAATCCCAATCACAACTCCCGCCACACCCGGCACTCCCCCTCCGCGATCACGAAAACCTCAACCGATGCCCAGTATCACTCCTCCACGACCACGGAAACCCCAAGCCACGCCCAGCCCAGCCACGCCCACTGAAAGTACACGCCCAATGCCAGCCTCTACAGtgcaggtaacaacacagtgcTATAAAGACCCatcagttctttcttttttttcattattacattGAGACACCCATTATATttaggaaaggaaaaaagataaCCTCAGCCCTTtgctgtaaaaaataataaaaaagaaagaaggcatTGCTAGAGTTTTCATATGAAAGAAACAGCAGGTACAGAGTGTTCTTTAAAAGCATTTGTAAGGAAGCAGCATGTTGCCAATTTCTGAGTGCAATCTCATGAGAACAAGTAATCAGAACAATGCACTGTATCTAACACCTTAAtatgatttgtttatatttgtgttgtTACAAATAGTGAAGCAAAAACTAATAATATTCGCAGCCACCACAGCATATAAGaactaaataatatttaatctaGTGGCATATTTGGGATTTATATAGGAATATACAACAAATTTGACTAAATTTCCAAGTCTGTAGAGGTTTCTGATTGTAAATTTAATtgctttttcatattttgtggtTTTTCATCAGGTAAAAACTCCAAGCGCAGACATAAATAATGAAGTTGCAGTTGCTGGTCCCAGTGGGGACTCTGAGATCCGAGAGGACGAAGGGCGACGAGGAAATGAAGTGGGGCATGGCAAAGGTGCATCGGATGTGGGGGCGGAGCCGGATTTGACTGGCAACACAATAGATACAGGAAGTTCAGCTGCTCAGCTTCCTCAGAAAAACATCTTGGAAAGAAAAGAAGTTTTGATAGGTGAGAAAATGTGCTGATTGCTGATATTCAAAAGTGCTAAAGAATGCCTGCTTTTGTATGTGCAGTACGTAGAGAACTAGCTGGTGTAGGgtaatttgaaatttatttgaattatggTGATATGACATTTTTTCCCATGTTTGTTTCTTCCTTTCACTGTTTGACTTTTGTTTTCTCAGTGTCTTTGTCCTCATTATGTTTTTGGGGTGTTTGTGCACCTGTCGGAGATTCTAGTTAGCATGATagctcaagaacgagtggttgaatgtttgtaggttttatatggaattatcgccagcagatgaactgattagattttggtaTTGATCTAAATGTAGTCAAGGTCAGAgtaaggtcaaatgtctgaaatattttttcttcagtacCTTCCTTCCTGTtcgaagtatattttaagggtatttgaggcatacaaattagtaacaagaaggactggACTTGTTGGTGAAGGAGGCATCGCAGTTGAGCTGTACTTGTTTGTATTCTGTTTGCCTTCTCAGTGATCACATTATTGCCATGTAGCCATTACCTCCTTGGATTTTTATGTAATTAGATCAATATAAGCTGTGCAGATGATCATAATTATGTCTTCACATTAATTTTCTGACTAGTGCTTATGGTGAACCTTTCAGTCATATATATTATCGTGTCCTATATATTTCAGTTGTGCATTATCATGCTATAAAGTTATTCTTGAAgatatactaatatataattCTCCTTGCCTCTGCACCTAAAATCCAGTACCTTACGTTAatatctgtgatatttttagagaCCATTTAGTGACAGCTTATAGAGCATTCTTGCTTCATCAACCTCATAATGAGCTGGTGTCTCCACTGGAGATGTTCTTATCCCCCTGGGGAGAACACACTCTAAACTAATaccattctttccatttttccctttatttgcccctctctgtctctcttgtctGGGACATCAGCTCTTTTCTCATTTATGATTATTAGGGGATTTTTGGCTTTGTATTTACAGATCTTTTGTGGGTGAAACTAAGCATTTGTGTGAAGTGATTTTAATGCGTAAATATGTACATATTGCTTTATAGTTGAGAGTTTGAGGAtactatgtcttttttttttttaactttttgagGTAATGCATGACTCTCAAACACACCTCAAAGCTGTGCAAGAAATATTAGGAAAGGAACTAGAAAGCATAATCTTAATACTTAAGCCTACTTAGTCACCTGTCTTTATCACAGTCAAACTACTTTGCTTGTTGTTGGATTGAAAGGTTTGTCCAGCAAAGCCCACAATCCACAATCGACTGTTCATGTGAAGAAAGTGTGTACAGCATTTAGAGCTGCTTTGAGAAGTTTTTCTGAAGAACGTATTCACTCACTGGCCAATTTTGTTTGGTACACCTGCCTGGTAGCTACACTTATTGGCCATTTTATTAGCTAAACATAACATACAGGTGTACTTTTTAGGTATTCAGTTAACCTGGTCCATCAATGGCACCACCACAGGAACTCCACTGCATACCAGTAATCACTACCACACCAGTGTCACTGATATGCAAATAATATTTGTTCAGCAGTGTTCTCTTTTAAACAATGGAT containing:
- the sdc3 gene encoding syndecan-3, giving the protein MKLPGWMAVALLLAHSVSTQRRSSQPVDQESSGDDLYDDEDYFSGSGSGYPVMEVDATELGTSFTTKEPLPLSTTQATGPAPSAPPAAEPSSPPVPEIERESGMDSERELELEMEKKREQQIEHEQEMERVRERERERERERERERERERERERERERERERERERERERERERDREREREREKERQKARSTIAPRVPFVPIMTTDSLMIVDETPIPTEDMEDLGTTEEEDGMFIPTETYPFESLSTEDPITDDITTTEAAPTTIASTTAIPITTPATPGTPPPRSRKPQPMPSITPPRPRKPQATPSPATPTESTRPMPASTVQVKTPSADINNEVAVAGPSGDSEIREDEGRRGNEVGHGKGASDVGAEPDLTGNTIDTGSSAAQLPQKNILERKEVLIAVIVGGVVGALFAAFLVMLLVYRMKKKDEGSYTLEEPKQATVTYQKPDKQEEFYA